In Pyrus communis chromosome 8, drPyrComm1.1, whole genome shotgun sequence, one genomic interval encodes:
- the LOC137742989 gene encoding uncharacterized protein translates to MALYSNNDAWICKVFPSTLDGLVMKWYSELSARSIDCFESLANIFTNTYSMYRDIRKRHKAICRMAPQSRDKGLITYLRHFCVQLAEVEEPDDRLPTMAFKQRLYVYSPLSRS, encoded by the coding sequence ATGGCATTGTATAGCAACAATGATGCTTGGATATGTAAGGTGTTCCCGTCCACCTTGGACGGACTAGTGATGAAGTGGTACTCAGAGTTATCAGCTAGATCCATTGATTGCTTTGAAAGTCTGGCTAACATCTTCACCAACACTTACTCGATGTATCGCGATATACGCAAACGCCACAAGGCCATATGCAGAATGGCTCCTCAATCTAGAGACAAAGGCCTTATAACTTATCTGAGGCACTTCTGTGTGCAGTTGGCAGAAGTAGAGGAGCCAGATGATCGATTGCCTACCATGGCGTTCAAGCAACGCCTTTACGTCTATTCACCCCTTTCCAGAAGCTGA
- the LOC137742689 gene encoding ubiquitin-conjugating enzyme E2 variant 1D-like: MTIGSAGSSIIVPRNFRLLEELERGEKGIGDGTVSYGMDDGDDIYMRSWTGTIIGPLNTVHEGRIYQLKLFCDKDYPEKPPTVRFHTQIKMACVNQETGVVEAKKFGILANWQREFTMENILIQLKKEMAASYNRKLAQPPEGTYY; the protein is encoded by the exons ATGACGATTGGGTCTGCCGGATCCAGCATCATTG TGCCGCGAAATTTTAGGTTGCTGGAAGAGCTCGAGCGTGGAGAAAAAGGTATAGGAGATGGAACTGTAAGCTATGGAATGGATGATGGAGATGACATTTACATGCGCTCTTGGACGGGTACCATAATTGGTCCACTCAAT ACTGTTCATGAAGGACGCATATATCAACTTAAGCTTTTCTGTGACAAAGATTATCCTGAGAAGCCACCAACTGTACGATTTCATACACAAATCAAAATGGCTTGTGTCAACCAGGAAACTGGCGTG GTTGAAGCAAAGAAGTTTGGAATTCTGGCAAATTGGCAGCGGGAGTTCACCATGGAAAACATACTGATACAGCTGAAGAAGGAAATGGCAGCCTCGTACAACCGGAAGCTTGCCCAACCACCAGAAGGTACATACTACTAA